From the Kogia breviceps isolate mKogBre1 chromosome 3, mKogBre1 haplotype 1, whole genome shotgun sequence genome, one window contains:
- the SNAPC1 gene encoding snRNA-activating protein complex subunit 1, whose product MGSPAGLQADCEALLSRFQEMDSVRFEDFTDLWRSMKFGTIFCGRMRNLEKNTFTKEALALAWRYFLPPYTFQIRVCALYLLYGLYNTQLCQPKQKIRVAVKDWDEILKFQQDLINAQHFDAAYIFRKLRLDRAFHFTAMPTLLSYRMKKKIQRAEVTEDFKDPNDHVMKLITSDVLEEMLNVHDHYQRMKHIISADRSNPDKALSLIKDDFFDNIKNIVLEHQQWYKDRKNLSLKSKAKDGEEKSEGNSQQLERSERAESLAKIKSRAFSVFVQASKSRRHRQVKLDSSDSDSASSQGQTKATRKRKNKETLKPAGRKMSSRNRGDMQNGHKEDKSVSLSMPVITEEEEENESFRETEFTATKRRKHRTKSLV is encoded by the exons ATGGGGTCTCCTGCAGGTTTGCAGGCAGACTGCGAGGCGCTGCTCAGCCGTTTCCAGGAGATGGACAGCGTGCGCTTCGAGGACTTCACCGACCTCTGGAGGAGTATGAAGTTCGGGACCATCTTCTG tGGTAGAAtgagaaatttagaaaagaaCACGTTTACAAAGGAAGCTTTGGCTTTGGCTTGGCGATATTTTTTACCTCCATACACCTTCCAAATCAGAGTTTGTGCTTTGTATCTGCTGTATGGATTATATAACACCCAACTGTGTCAACCAAAACAAAAG ATTAGAGTTGCCGTGAAGGATtgggatgaaattttaaaatttcagcaagATTTGATAAATGCACAACATTTTGATGCAGCTTATATTTTTAGGAAGCTACGACTAGACAGAGCATTTCACTTTACAGCAATGCCTACGTTG ctgtcatacagaatgaagaaaaaaattcaacgAGCTGAAGTTACTGAAGACTTTAAGGACCCAAATGATCATGTAATGAAACTTATCACTTCTGATGTATTAGAG GAAATGCTGAATGTTCATGACCATTATCAGAGAATGAAACATATAATTTCAGCTGATAGATCCAATCCAGACAAAGCCCTCAGCTTGATAAAGGATGATTTTTTTGACAATATCAAGAACATAGTTTTGGAGCATCAGCAATGGTACAAAGACAGAAAG AATCTATCCTTAAAATCGAAAGCtaaagatggagaagaaaagagtGAAGGAAATTCACAACAATTAGAG CGAAGTGAAAGGGCAGAATCATTAGCGAAAATAAAATCAAGGGCCTTTTCAGTTTTTGTTCAG GCATCCAAGTCAAGAAGGCATCGTCAGGTCAAACTTGATTCTTCTGACTCTGATTCTGCATCTAGTCAAGGACAAACCAAAgcaactaggaaaagaaaaaacaaagagacaTTGAAACCAGCAGGAAGGAAGATGTCTTCCAGAAACAGAG GTGACATGCAAAATGGACATAAGGAAGATAAATCTGTAAGTCTGAGTATGCCTGTAattacagaagaggaagaggagaatgaaAGTTTTAGGGAAACAG